The nucleotide window GGCTTGATGCTCTCGTAGGTGGCGTGCAGGCGGTTGAGGGCGTTTTCGGCTCCGGGCGTGGTGCCGCCTTCCGAGGCGTGGGGCCACTCGGCCGTCGCCGCGCGTCCGTACGCCAGGAGGTTCTGCCGGATCTGTGCGGCCTCGGGTTCGCCGAACGCCTCGACGCTTCTGGCCAGCTGCACCGCCGCGGCGCCCTCGGTCCGGGTCGTCTGGTCGGCGGCGCTGACCTGGCCCCAGAGAGCGAGGACCATGAAGCCGATGAGGAAGCCGTAGACCAGACCGACAACGGGATAGATGAACTGGGCGACCTCGTTGCGGCCGCCCTGCCGGAGGTGGGGGAAGCGGTGCCGGACGAGGGCCTGGACGACCGCTGTGCCGCCGGTGATCACGACGATGAGCCCGGTCAGCAGCAACCAGGGCGGAAGGTTGCTCACGAGCCAACGGGCCACTGTTCCACGCTCCTGACGTACCCCACACCCACCACCGGCGCGGTGGCCAACGAACGCGCCGGGCTGCGGACACGCCCCTTCGTCTCTTCGGCGGGGGCCGCCGGTATGTCCGGTTCGGCCGGGGAGTCGGGGCCGGTCGGCGGTGTGGAGTGGTCGGCCGGTGCGGCCGTGGGAGGGCGCGGGGCCTTGGGTAGAGTGCGCCGCGCGTACCACGTCGGGGGGAGCGAGCGATGCCACAGCCACTGGGTGCCGAAGACCCTGCGGTGGTCGGTCCGTACCGGTTGACGGCCCGGCTCGGGGCCGGCGGCATGGGGCAGGTGTATCTGGGCGAGTCCGCTTCGGGGCGGCGGGTCGCCGTGAAGCTCGTACGGGCCGAGATCGCCGCGGACCCCGGCTTCCGCAGGCGGTTCCGGCGGGAGGTCGAGCTGGCGATGAAGGCCGGCGGCTTCTGGACCGCTCCCGTGGTGGACGCCGACCCGGACGCGCCGACGCCCTGGGTGGCCAGTCAGTACGTGCCGGGGCCCTCGCTGGCGGAGCAGGTGGCGGCGCACGGGCCGCTGGACGAGGCGGCGTTGCGGCAGCTGGCCGCGGGACTGGCCGAGGCGCTGCAGGCGTTCCACCGCACCGGGCTGGTGCACCGCGATCTGAAGCCGTCCAATGTGCTGCTGCTCGACGACGGGCCGCGGGTCATCGACTTCGGGATCTCCAAGGCCCTGGAGGACGACAGCGGTACGGCGCTGACGGTGACGGGCACGGTGCTGGGCACCCCCGCCTATATGTCCCCCGAGCAGGCCGTGGGCCGGGAGGTGGGGGAGGCGTCGGACATCTTCTCGCTCGGGTCGGTGCTGACGTTCGCGGCCACGGGGCGGGGGCCGTTCGGGGACGGGCCGACGCATGCGCTGCTCTTCCGCGTGGTGCACGAGCCGCCGGTGCTGAGCGAGGTGGCGCCGGGGGTACGGCCGTTGATCGAGGCATGTCTGGCCAAGGAGCCGGCGCAACGGCCCCGGGCGGCGGACCTCGCGGCCATGGCACTGGGGACGGTGGGGAGGGGAGAGGCTCCGGGCACGGTCGATGCCGCAGGTTCTGTCGATGTCGCAGGGCCGGCGGAAGCCCCGGGACAGGCGGAAGCGCCGGGGCCGGTGGGTGGGCCGGGAGGGACCGTGCTCGCTTCCGGTGCAACTGCCGGGCCCGGTGTGGCGGAGGCCGTGACGGCCTCCGCCGCGGGACCGCGGCCGCGGGCCCGGGCGACGGGGGTGGGCGTGCCGACCGCCCGGAAGAGTAGTGCCGCACCGCGGGCGGGCGGGCCGCCGGTCGGGCGGGGCGCGATGCTGGGGTTCCGGGCCGCGGCCTACGCCAGCGGTGTGCTGACCCTGCTGACGTATGTGATCGTGCTGGGCCGTGCGGTGGGGACGGAGCTGGCCGTCATCCCTGTGCTCAACGGATTCCTCCTGATCCTGTACGTGCTCGCCGCTTTGTTTCTTTCCTCCCGACTCAAGGCGTCCACCGGGACGAAGATCCTGGTGGTGCTGGCGGCCTGGCTTCCGCTGGGTACGTTCCTGGCCGAGCGGAAGCTGACCCGCATGGTCCGGGCGGCGGCCGCCGGGTAGCTTCCGCGAGGCGGGGCCGGGGCCTTACCCGTGGTTCCTAGACCTCGATCTCCGAAAGCCGGTGGATCAGGTACTGGGCGAAGGCGTCCACGACGGCCGGGAGTTGACGGCCGGCCATGGCCTGGATCTGGAGGGTGCGCAGATGCATTTCCGGGTTGCGGATGGCGATGGCCTTCAGCCCCTGGTTGCGCAGCCGTTCGTGCACGGTGATGTGGCCGATCAGCGAAACGGCATTCGCCTCTTTGACGAAGGTGGACAGCGCGCTGGAGCTGGAGCTGATCAGCAGGGGTTCGAAGCTGATGCCCTCGATCGAGCAGCAGAGGTCGAAGAGGCGGCGGTTGGTGGTGCCTTCCTCGGTGAGGGCGACCGGATAGGGCAGCAGCTCGTGCAGATGGATTTCGTCCCGCTGCGCGAGCGGGTGATCGGACCTGACCATGGCCTGGATCGGGGCCCGTTGGGCATGGATGACGTGGACGTCGGGAGCGGGCGCGAGGCTGAAGGTGACCGCCAGATCGGCCGAACCGTCATGGACCATTTGCGTGGCCAATGACGGGCTCACCACCGGGAGTTGAAAGGTGGCGCCCGGATTTTCCTTGCGGAATGCGGCCATGGCGTGCGGCAGGAATTCCTGCGCGGCACCCTGTGAACTCGCCACCCGGACGGTGCTGCCCAGCCGGCCGCGGCCGCGGATCTCCGCGAGGACCTGATCGGTTTCCAGGGCGGCCCTGCGTGCATAGGCCGCCAAAAGGGCACCGGCCTCACTGGGTACCATTCCGCGCGGCCGACGCTCGAAGAGTGGGACGCCGATTTCCTGCTCAAGCTTGCCGATTTGTCTGCTGATGGCCGAGCCCGCCACCAGGAGTCGCCTGGATGCCTCATTGACCGAGCCGGTGCGAACCACCTCGAGGAAGTACTCAAGTGCCGGGCTGTTCAGCATGCCGTCAGCATAGAAAGCTATTGCTCTGCGGGCAACGATTCGTTCAATGAATTGCGAATTCGCGAATATGCGGACGCCTGCGTCCCCGGGCGGCCGCGTGCACCTGCCCTCGGCCCTGTCCGTCCGGTACGGCGCCGTGGCGCACCGCGCCGGGATCACCCGCTGGGATCACCCGCCGGGCGCACCTCCCGGCGGCCTGAGCGGCATTCCCGAGGTGGTGCCCAGGCCGGCGCTGTTGCCCATGCGGCGCTGTTGCCCATTCGGCAACCAGGTGTTCTAAAAGTTGCGATTGTGCGAACGATCGGTGGGCTCTAGCGTCTTCGCTCAACGAGCCCGCGAGGCCCCTTTTTCTCGGCTCCGGCTCACCCGTCGGCGTTTTCACCCTGCGCGACAGTTCGCCTGCTCGATTCGAGGGAGTAACACTCATGACGACCGTTGGAGAGACAGGCCGGATGATTGCCGAGAAGCCCCTGAGCGGGAATCGGGCGCGGCGCGCCGTGCTCGCGGCCACGGCCGGAAACACGCTTGAGTGGTACGACCTGACCTCTTATGGCTTCTTCGCGGTTTCGATCTCCAAGGCGTTCTTTCCCACCGGCGACGCGACGGTGTCCCTGATGCTCGCCCTCGGCACCTTCGGGATCTCGTATCTGGTCCGGCCGTTGGGCGCACTCGTTCTGGGGCCCTACGCGGACCGTGCCGGACGCAAGGCCGGTCTGCTGCTGACGATCCGGCTGATGATGGCCGGCACCTTGCTCATCGCCGTGCTGCCCACCTATGCCTCCATCGGCGTTGCCGCACCGGTCATGATTCTGCTGGCCCGGCTGCTCCAGGGGTTCTCGGCGGGCGGCGAATTCGGCAGTGCGACCGCGTTCCTGTCCGAACAGTCGACGGACCGGCGAGGCTACATGGCGAGCTGGCAATTCGCCTCGCAGGGCCTGGCGACGCTGCTGGCCGCGACCTTCGGCACCGTGCTCAGCATGACGCTCTCCGATGCCCAGCTGGACGCATGGGGCTGGCGCATTCCGTTCCTCCTCGGCCTGCTGATCGGCCCGGTCGGGTATGTGATCCGCCGCCGGCTCCCGGAGACACCCGCATTCGTCGAGACCACCGACGAGGGCGAAGCCACCACGACCCCGGTCCGGCAGGTGCTCAGCAGGCAGAAGCTGCGGGTGCTGCTCATGGTCGGCGCCATGGTGATGTCCACCGCTGCGACGTATGTGATCGTCTATATGCCGACTTACGCGCAGAAGGTCCTGGGGCTGCCGTCCTCCGCGGGATACGTCGGTGCGGCCGTCTCCGGTGTGGTGCTGACGACCGTGACGCCCCTGGTCGGCCATCTCTCGGACCGGGTCGGCCGGATCAAGATCATGCTCATCGCCGGGGCCGCGATGGTGGTCTGCATCTGCCCGCTGTTCCTGCTGCTCTCGGGCCACCCGTCGCTGCTGGTCATGGGCGTGGTGATGGCGGTGCTCGGGCTGTTGAAGGCCTGCTACTTCGGCGCGCTGCCCGCGTTGATGTCCGAGGCGTTCCCGACAGCCACCCGCAGCACCGGCCTGTCCCTGAGCTACAACATCGGCGTGCTGTCCTTCGGCGGCTTCGCCCCCGTGGTCATCACCTGGCTGATCGTCACCACCGGCAATCACCTCTCGCCCGGCTTCTACATCATGGCGGCCGGCGTCCTGAGCATCGCCGCCCTGCTGGCCGCCCGGCGCCTGCTCGCCCTGCGCTGACGCGGTGGCCGTATCCCGTACGCACTTCTGACGAGCCGCCCACGGCTTCCGCCGGACGGGCCCCTGCCCGACGGCGCCCACGAGAGAACGAGGTCCTTCCATGACGGATGCTGCCACGATCCGCGCTCTGCTCCCCGGCACCCCGCGCTCCCTGGTGGACACGCACCAGGACGCGCTCATCGCCGGACTGATGGAGTACGTCAGCCACCCCGGCGTGAGTGCGACCGGCGAGGGGTTCCCCGCCGCGACCGACCATGCTCTCGACGAGGTCAAGCGGGCCGGACTGACGCCGTCGGTACTGGTCGGCGACGGTGGCCGGCCGCTGGTGGTCGGCCACCGCGCGGGGCCCGCCGGGTCGCCGCACGTCCTCCTCTACGGCCATTACGACGTCCAGCCGGCCGGCCCCCGCGAGCGGTGGGACTCCGACCCCTTCACCCCGGTTCTGCGGGACGGGCGGATCTGGGGGCGCGGCACCGGCGACAACAAGGGCCAGCACTACGCGCATCTGCAGGCGCTGCGCCTGTTCGACGAGTACGCCGGCCAACTGCCCTGCTCGGTCACGGTGCTGCTCGACGGTGAGGAGGAGATCGGCAGCCCCACGCTGGCGGCCACCCTGCGGGCGCACCGGGCGCTGTTCGACCGCTGTGATCTGGTCGTCTGGAGCGACCGCTCGGTGCACGAGTCCGGTGAATGGTGTGTCTCGCACGGGGTGCGCGGCATGCTCCGGCTCCGGCTGCGGGCACGGGGTGCGAGCCGGCCCCTGCACTCCGGCAACTTCGGCAATGTCGCGCCCAATCCTGCATGGCAGCTGGTCCAGGCGCTGGCCTGCCTCAAGGACTCCGACGGCCGGGTCCTCGTCGAGGGCTTCGACGACGGCCGTGAACCCCTGCCCGACGCCGACCGCGCCGCGTTCGCCGCGCTCCCGCTCGATCTGCAGCAGGTCCTGGGGGACATCGGGCTGAGCGCGATGGACCCCGCCTTCGACGGGCTGTCCTTCTACGAGCGCCTCGCGGACCGCCCCACGCTGACGATCAACGGGATCAGCACGGGTGATGTGGCCCGCACGATCATCCCCGACACCGCGGAGGCGGGCGTCGACATCCGGCTGACGCCGGGCCAGGATCCGCAGGCCGTCTTCGAGCGGGTGGCTGCGCATCTGCGGGAGCGTGCCCCCGAGGTGACAGTCACCAAGACCGGCGGCACACCGGCCTCGCGGACCACGATCGACAATCCCTATACGCCGCGGGTGGCGGCGGCCGTCTCCCGGGTCTCCGGGCGGCCCCCGCTGCTGGTACCCGCCTACGGCGGCACCCTTCCGGACTGGGTCTTCACCGAGGTCCTCGGGGTGCCCAGCATCGGCCTGCCGCTGGCCAACGCCGACCAGGCCAACCACGCGCCCAACGAGAACCTGCGCGTCGACTACTTCCTCGACGCCACCGCCATCTGCATGGAGCTCCTGCTCGAACTGGGCTCGGCCACCGGCTCCTTGGCGCATCCCACCGAAACGGAGGAGTGAGACCCGCATCCACCACACACCACACACCGCACCCCGACCCCTGGCTCCTCCACGACGGAACGCTGACCGGCGTGCAGGTGCTGGATCGCACCGCCGACGGTCACCTCATGGTGGCCGCCGGAAACGACGGCCTGTGGCGCCGTTTCGCCACCGCGATCGGACTTGCCCGGCTCGCCCGGCTCGCCCGGCTCGTCGACGAATCACGGTTCGCGACCAACCCCCACCGGGTCCGCCACCGCGGGGAACTGCTGCCGCTCATAGAACGCGCGCCGGCTTCCCGTGGTGCCCAGGAGTGGGCCGGGCTGCTCACCGGAGAGGGGCCCCGGTCGGTCCGATCAACACCGTCGATCAGGCCCTGCGACATCCTCAGGTCGTCGCCCGCGGCATGGTCGCCGAGATCGAGCACCCCGGCGCCGGGACCCTGCGCACCTTCGCCTCGCCCCTCAAGCTGTCCGGACAGCCGACGGTCGTGCGCACCCCGGCGCCCCGGCACGGTGAGCACACCGCACAGGTACTGACCGCCCTCGGGGCCGGCCCCGGACAACTGGCCCGCCTCCGTGCACGGAGGGCCGTGAAGTGACCCTGTCACCCGGCCCCGGCCCCGGGCCCGCCGTCGCCCTCCCCTCGTCGTGAGCAGGGCCGGTGCGGGGCGGGTGTGCGGGTGGCCGCCCGGGGGTGCCGAGTGACTGTTGTTCGCCGCGGGGGTGCTGTGTATCGTCGGGAGGGTGACTTGAAGTTTCAAGTAACTGGTCCGTGGGTTCGCGGGCCGGTCCTCGACCTGGGAAAGAGCGCTCCTCATGACGTCCCCCCTCAGCACTCTTGAGTCCACCCGCCTCGCCGTTTCGCGGCGCGACCAGTCCGCCGCGTACGGCTACGACGCCGGGCTGCTCGTGCTGCGGCTCGCGCTCGGGCTGACCATGGCGGCCCATGGCGCCCAGAAGCTGTTCGGCTGGTTCGGTGGGCCGGGGCTCGACGGGACCGGGCAGTTCTTCACGATGAGCGGCTATCCGGCCGGCCGGACGATGGCCGTCGTCGCCGGTCTGAGCGAGACGCTCGGTGGGCTCGGGCTGGCGGCCGGACTGCTCACCCCGCTCGCCGCCGCGGCGGTCGTCGGCACGATGGTCAATGCCCTGGCCGTGAAGTGGGGCGGGGGCTTCTTCGCGCCCAAGGGTGTGGAGTACGAGCTGCTGCTGACCACCGGTGCGGCGGCCCTGGCACTGACCGGGCCCGGCCGGTTCGCCGCCGACCGCTTCCTGCCCGGTCTGCGGGTCCACCGGCCGGTCCGCGGTGTGGTCGCGCTGGTGCTGGCGGTGGTCGTGGCGGGCGTGGTGCTCATGGTCCGGAAGTGACGCCGGCCCGGCGGCAGGTGGAGCCGGGCCGGGAACGGGGAGTGGGGCGGCACCACGGTGGTGCCGCGGCGGAAGAAGCGGAGAGCAGGGTCATGTCGGTACGACGTCTCAACCACGCGGTGCTCTACGTACGCGAGGTAGCGCGGTCCATCGCCTTCTACACCGAGGCCCTCGGGCTCACGGTGGATACCGAAGTGCCGGGGCGGGCGGCGTTTCTCAGCGCTCCCGGCTCGCTCAACGATCACGACCTGGGGCTGTTCGCCGTGGGCACCGGGGCTCCCGGGCCCGAAGCGGGACGGGTCGGGCTCTACCACCTCGCCTGGGAGGTCGGCACGCTCGGCGAACTCCTCGCGGCGCGTGACCGGCTCGACGAGCAGGGCGCCCTGCTGGGCGCCAGCGATCACCTGGTCGCCAAGTCGCTGTACGCCAAGGACCCGGACGGCAACGAGTTCGAGGTGATGTGGCGGGTCCCGCGGGAGGACTGGCCGGGCCCGGACCAGCCGGACCGGCTGCTGCCGCTCGATCTGGCGGCGGCACTGGACCGCTGGGGCCCGGATCTGGCGACGGGGGCGGCGGCGGGGTCAGCCACGTGAGGGGTGAGGGGTGAGGGGAGAGGGGAGAGCCAGAGTCTGATCGGCTGGGTGGGTGGGACGGGTGGGACCTGTCCGCCCGGGCGGACAGGTCCTGACCGGTTGGACCGGGCGCCTCAGAGGTCTCTGACTCTCGGCCCCTCGGATGCCTCAGACGTCCGAGGCCGCCCGGTTCTCCGGTGTTGTCCGCGCGTCCGGCACCGCCCGCCCCTCCGGCACCGCCTGCTCGTCCGGCTGTGCCGGCTGCGTCGATCGTGCCCGCTCGGCCCGCTCGGTCCAGCGCTTCTCGACGCCGGACAGTCGCCAGTAGGTCAGCGCCACGGCCCACACCACGACGAACAGGCCGACGATGAGGAAGCCGACGTTGTCCAGGTCGAGGCCGGAGACCCAGCCGGTCAGCGGGTCGCTGAGGGCGAGCTTGTCGTGCAGCACCGTCACCAGCTCGATCGTGCCGATGAAGAAGGCGACGGCGATCGACAGGCCCGTGATGGCGATGTTGTAGTAGACCTTGCGCACCGGGTTGGAGAACGCCCACTGGTAGGCGAAGTTCATGAAGGTGCCGTCGAGGGTGTCGAACAGGCTCATGCCGGCGGCGAAGAGCAGCGGCAGGCACAGGATCGCGTACCAGGGCAGGCCGGCCGCGGCGCCGCTGCCCGCCATC belongs to Streptomyces sp. NBC_01454 and includes:
- a CDS encoding VOC family protein, with the translated sequence MSVRRLNHAVLYVREVARSIAFYTEALGLTVDTEVPGRAAFLSAPGSLNDHDLGLFAVGTGAPGPEAGRVGLYHLAWEVGTLGELLAARDRLDEQGALLGASDHLVAKSLYAKDPDGNEFEVMWRVPREDWPGPDQPDRLLPLDLAAALDRWGPDLATGAAAGSAT
- a CDS encoding MFS transporter — encoded protein: MTTVGETGRMIAEKPLSGNRARRAVLAATAGNTLEWYDLTSYGFFAVSISKAFFPTGDATVSLMLALGTFGISYLVRPLGALVLGPYADRAGRKAGLLLTIRLMMAGTLLIAVLPTYASIGVAAPVMILLARLLQGFSAGGEFGSATAFLSEQSTDRRGYMASWQFASQGLATLLAATFGTVLSMTLSDAQLDAWGWRIPFLLGLLIGPVGYVIRRRLPETPAFVETTDEGEATTTPVRQVLSRQKLRVLLMVGAMVMSTAATYVIVYMPTYAQKVLGLPSSAGYVGAAVSGVVLTTVTPLVGHLSDRVGRIKIMLIAGAAMVVCICPLFLLLSGHPSLLVMGVVMAVLGLLKACYFGALPALMSEAFPTATRSTGLSLSYNIGVLSFGGFAPVVITWLIVTTGNHLSPGFYIMAAGVLSIAALLAARRLLALR
- a CDS encoding LysR family transcriptional regulator, coding for MLNSPALEYFLEVVRTGSVNEASRRLLVAGSAISRQIGKLEQEIGVPLFERRPRGMVPSEAGALLAAYARRAALETDQVLAEIRGRGRLGSTVRVASSQGAAQEFLPHAMAAFRKENPGATFQLPVVSPSLATQMVHDGSADLAVTFSLAPAPDVHVIHAQRAPIQAMVRSDHPLAQRDEIHLHELLPYPVALTEEGTTNRRLFDLCCSIEGISFEPLLISSSSSALSTFVKEANAVSLIGHITVHERLRNQGLKAIAIRNPEMHLRTLQIQAMAGRQLPAVVDAFAQYLIHRLSEIEV
- a CDS encoding bestrophin-like domain encodes the protein MSNLPPWLLLTGLIVVITGGTAVVQALVRHRFPHLRQGGRNEVAQFIYPVVGLVYGFLIGFMVLALWGQVSAADQTTRTEGAAAVQLARSVEAFGEPEAAQIRQNLLAYGRAATAEWPHASEGGTTPGAENALNRLHATYESIKPRNDAQRAFLASSLASLRDLTAARAQRLLQARTNTGPPLALWLVIFLNSGLVLGFSVVFDSQQPRIHYGMVAAVSILVAANLFLITELAYPYVGELATSPAPLGEVLAVLSPPG
- a CDS encoding M20/M25/M40 family metallo-hydrolase; its protein translation is MTDAATIRALLPGTPRSLVDTHQDALIAGLMEYVSHPGVSATGEGFPAATDHALDEVKRAGLTPSVLVGDGGRPLVVGHRAGPAGSPHVLLYGHYDVQPAGPRERWDSDPFTPVLRDGRIWGRGTGDNKGQHYAHLQALRLFDEYAGQLPCSVTVLLDGEEEIGSPTLAATLRAHRALFDRCDLVVWSDRSVHESGEWCVSHGVRGMLRLRLRARGASRPLHSGNFGNVAPNPAWQLVQALACLKDSDGRVLVEGFDDGREPLPDADRAAFAALPLDLQQVLGDIGLSAMDPAFDGLSFYERLADRPTLTINGISTGDVARTIIPDTAEAGVDIRLTPGQDPQAVFERVAAHLRERAPEVTVTKTGGTPASRTTIDNPYTPRVAAAVSRVSGRPPLLVPAYGGTLPDWVFTEVLGVPSIGLPLANADQANHAPNENLRVDYFLDATAICMELLLELGSATGSLAHPTETEE
- a CDS encoding DoxX family protein — encoded protein: MTSPLSTLESTRLAVSRRDQSAAYGYDAGLLVLRLALGLTMAAHGAQKLFGWFGGPGLDGTGQFFTMSGYPAGRTMAVVAGLSETLGGLGLAAGLLTPLAAAAVVGTMVNALAVKWGGGFFAPKGVEYELLLTTGAAALALTGPGRFAADRFLPGLRVHRPVRGVVALVLAVVVAGVVLMVRK
- a CDS encoding protein kinase domain-containing protein, with amino-acid sequence MPQPLGAEDPAVVGPYRLTARLGAGGMGQVYLGESASGRRVAVKLVRAEIAADPGFRRRFRREVELAMKAGGFWTAPVVDADPDAPTPWVASQYVPGPSLAEQVAAHGPLDEAALRQLAAGLAEALQAFHRTGLVHRDLKPSNVLLLDDGPRVIDFGISKALEDDSGTALTVTGTVLGTPAYMSPEQAVGREVGEASDIFSLGSVLTFAATGRGPFGDGPTHALLFRVVHEPPVLSEVAPGVRPLIEACLAKEPAQRPRAADLAAMALGTVGRGEAPGTVDAAGSVDVAGPAEAPGQAEAPGPVGGPGGTVLASGATAGPGVAEAVTASAAGPRPRARATGVGVPTARKSSAAPRAGGPPVGRGAMLGFRAAAYASGVLTLLTYVIVLGRAVGTELAVIPVLNGFLLILYVLAALFLSSRLKASTGTKILVVLAAWLPLGTFLAERKLTRMVRAAAAG